From one Paenibacillus sp. FSL K6-1330 genomic stretch:
- a CDS encoding Mini-ribonuclease 3 yields MSGPEHHDPAVGWFDFPPSKPARLIPPIVLAYIGDAIYEVAVRQFLISRANLRPHHLHRTATGFVSAKAQSRILAYLDPELTEEERDVVRQGRNAKSGSIPKNADVLEYRHATAFETLVGYLYYTGEQDRLRELIGKSIEFIEGSVK; encoded by the coding sequence ATGAGCGGGCCTGAGCATCATGATCCCGCGGTAGGCTGGTTCGATTTTCCGCCGTCGAAGCCGGCCCGGTTAATCCCGCCCATCGTGCTTGCCTATATCGGAGATGCCATTTATGAGGTGGCGGTGCGGCAGTTTTTGATATCAAGAGCGAATCTCCGCCCCCATCACTTGCACCGGACAGCAACAGGATTTGTGTCGGCGAAGGCACAGAGCCGAATATTGGCTTATCTGGATCCGGAGCTGACGGAAGAAGAACGCGATGTTGTGCGTCAAGGACGCAATGCCAAATCAGGCAGCATCCCCAAAAATGCCGACGTGCTCGAATATCGGCATGCAACGGCATTTGAGACGCTCGTTGGGTATTTATATTATACGGGGGAGCAGGATCGTCTCCGCGAGCTCATTGGGAAGAGCATCGAGTTTATTGAGGGGTCTGTTAAATAG
- the rpoB gene encoding DNA-directed RNA polymerase subunit beta, translating into MAGHLVQYGRRTRRSYARINEVLEVPNLIEIQQKSYEWFLEEGLREMFQDISPIQDFTGNLVLEFIDYSLGEPKYTVDDAKERDVTYAAPLRVKVRLINKETGEVKEQEVFMGDFPLMTETGTFIINGAERVIVSQLVRSPSVYFSTKVDKNGKTTYTATVIPNRGAWLELEMDAKDIIYVRIDRTRKIPVTVLLRALGFGTDAEILDLLGNDEYIQNTLDKDNTDSTEKALIEIYERLRPGEPPTLENAKSLLVARFFDPKRYDLANVGRYKINKKLHIKNRLFNQRLAESLIDTDTGEIIAEAGQTVDRRLLDEIMPYLEKSVGFKNYHVTGGVMDSEDIPLQTIDVFSPIEDAKVVKVIANANIDKSVKHITQADIISSISYFINLLHGIGNTDDIDHLGNRRLRSVGELLQNQFRIGLSRMERVVRERMSIQDANVITPQALINIRPVIASIKEFFGSSQLSQFMDQTNPLAELTHKRRLSALGPGGLTRERAGFEVRDVHHSHYGRMCPIETPEGPNIGLINSLSTFARINEYGFIEAPYRWVDPKTGKVTDQIDYLTADEEDNYIVAQANAELNEDGTFTDEMVIVRYNKQSDNILPMPSDRVDYMDVSPKQVVSVATALIPFLENDDSNRALMGSNMQRQAVPLLIPKAPLVGTGMEHKSAKDSGVCIVSKHDGIIERSSANEIWVRRVENVDGQEVKGDLIKHKLHKFMRSNQGTCINQRPIVKRGDVIKKGDILADGPSTEMGELALGRNVVVAFMTWEGYNYEDAILLSEKLVKEDVYTSIHIEEYESEARDTKLGPEEITRDIPNVGEEALKNLDERGIIRIGAEISAGDILVGKVTPKGVTELTAEERLLHAIFGEKAREVRDTSLRVPHGSDGIIVDVKVFTRENGDELPPGVNQLVRVYIAQKRKISEGDKMAGRHGNKGVVARILPEEDMPFLPDGTPVQVVLNPLGVPSRMNIGQVLEVHLGMAALQLGIHVASPVFDGASEYDVFDTMEEAGMQRNGKTVLYDGRTGERFEREVTVGVMHMIKLAHMVDDKIHARSTGPYSLVTQQPLGGKAQFGGQRFGEMEVWALEAYGAAYTLQEILTVKSDDVVGRVKTYESIVKGENVPEPGVPESFKVLIKELQSLGMDVKILSENEEEIEMKELDDEDDAQGDKLSLNLEGTEVGVE; encoded by the coding sequence TTGGCAGGACATCTTGTTCAATATGGTCGACGCACTCGGCGGAGTTATGCTCGTATTAACGAGGTACTCGAAGTTCCGAACCTGATTGAAATCCAACAAAAATCTTATGAATGGTTTTTGGAGGAAGGACTCCGCGAAATGTTCCAGGACATCTCGCCGATTCAGGATTTCACAGGTAATTTGGTACTAGAGTTCATTGACTACAGCCTTGGAGAACCGAAATACACCGTCGATGACGCGAAAGAACGCGACGTTACTTATGCGGCGCCGCTCCGCGTGAAAGTCCGGCTCATTAACAAGGAGACCGGAGAGGTCAAGGAGCAGGAAGTGTTCATGGGAGACTTCCCGTTAATGACGGAAACCGGAACATTCATTATCAATGGTGCCGAACGGGTTATTGTCAGCCAGTTGGTTCGCTCTCCCAGCGTCTATTTCAGCACAAAAGTGGATAAAAACGGTAAGACGACGTACACTGCAACAGTTATCCCTAACCGCGGCGCTTGGCTTGAACTGGAGATGGACGCGAAGGACATTATCTATGTCCGGATCGACCGTACCCGTAAAATCCCTGTAACGGTACTTTTACGTGCACTTGGTTTTGGTACAGATGCCGAGATTCTGGATCTTCTGGGCAATGATGAATATATTCAAAATACGCTGGATAAAGACAACACCGACTCTACGGAAAAAGCGCTCATCGAAATCTATGAACGTCTTCGTCCGGGCGAGCCGCCAACACTGGAGAATGCGAAGAGCCTTCTCGTTGCCCGTTTCTTCGATCCGAAGCGTTATGATTTGGCTAACGTTGGTCGTTACAAGATCAACAAGAAGCTTCATATTAAGAACCGTCTCTTTAATCAACGTTTGGCAGAGAGTTTGATAGACACCGATACGGGTGAGATCATTGCGGAAGCTGGTCAAACCGTAGATCGCCGTCTTTTGGACGAGATCATGCCTTACCTTGAGAAGAGCGTGGGCTTTAAGAATTATCATGTTACCGGCGGCGTGATGGACAGCGAGGATATCCCGCTGCAAACGATCGACGTATTCTCTCCAATCGAGGATGCAAAAGTCGTGAAGGTCATCGCGAACGCAAACATTGATAAATCCGTGAAGCATATTACGCAGGCAGATATCATTTCTTCCATCAGCTACTTCATCAACTTGCTGCATGGAATCGGCAACACGGATGATATCGACCACCTGGGTAACCGTCGTCTGCGCTCCGTAGGCGAATTGCTTCAAAATCAGTTCCGTATCGGTTTGTCCCGGATGGAACGTGTCGTTCGTGAAAGAATGTCGATTCAGGATGCTAATGTGATTACGCCGCAGGCGCTCATCAACATACGTCCGGTTATCGCATCGATTAAAGAGTTCTTCGGCAGCTCCCAGCTGTCCCAGTTCATGGATCAGACCAACCCGCTTGCGGAACTGACGCATAAACGTCGTCTGTCAGCTCTCGGACCCGGCGGTTTGACGCGTGAGCGTGCGGGCTTTGAAGTGCGGGACGTTCACCACAGTCACTATGGCCGTATGTGTCCAATCGAGACACCGGAGGGACCGAACATCGGTCTGATCAACTCCTTGTCGACATTTGCGCGCATCAACGAATATGGCTTCATCGAAGCTCCGTATCGTTGGGTGGATCCGAAGACCGGTAAAGTAACGGACCAAATCGATTACCTGACTGCAGACGAAGAGGATAACTATATCGTTGCCCAGGCGAACGCCGAGCTTAACGAAGATGGTACCTTCACTGACGAAATGGTTATCGTCCGTTATAACAAGCAATCCGATAACATCCTTCCTATGCCGAGCGACCGTGTAGATTACATGGACGTTTCGCCGAAGCAAGTAGTGTCGGTAGCGACGGCGCTCATTCCGTTCCTTGAGAACGATGACTCCAACCGCGCGCTGATGGGATCCAACATGCAGCGGCAGGCTGTTCCACTTCTTATTCCTAAAGCTCCGCTGGTCGGAACTGGAATGGAACACAAGTCTGCAAAAGACTCCGGTGTATGTATTGTGTCCAAACATGACGGGATTATTGAACGTTCATCCGCTAATGAAATCTGGGTCCGCCGTGTGGAAAATGTCGACGGACAAGAAGTCAAAGGCGATCTTATTAAACATAAATTACACAAATTTATGCGTTCGAACCAAGGAACATGCATCAATCAGCGTCCAATCGTTAAACGCGGCGATGTCATCAAAAAAGGTGATATTCTCGCAGACGGTCCATCCACGGAGATGGGCGAATTGGCACTGGGCCGCAACGTCGTTGTGGCGTTCATGACTTGGGAAGGTTACAACTACGAGGATGCGATTCTTCTCTCCGAGAAACTGGTCAAAGAGGACGTGTACACTTCGATTCATATCGAGGAGTACGAATCCGAAGCTCGTGACACGAAGCTCGGACCAGAAGAAATTACGCGTGATATTCCTAACGTAGGGGAAGAAGCGCTGAAGAACCTTGACGAGCGCGGAATTATCCGCATCGGTGCCGAAATCAGCGCCGGAGACATCCTCGTGGGTAAGGTAACGCCTAAGGGTGTAACCGAACTGACGGCGGAAGAGCGTCTCCTGCATGCGATCTTTGGTGAGAAGGCTCGCGAAGTGCGCGATACCTCGCTGCGCGTTCCTCACGGTAGTGACGGGATCATTGTGGATGTGAAGGTGTTTACACGTGAGAACGGTGACGAATTGCCGCCGGGCGTTAACCAACTGGTTCGCGTTTACATCGCACAGAAACGTAAAATCTCCGAAGGTGACAAAATGGCCGGACGTCACGGTAACAAAGGTGTCGTTGCCCGTATTTTGCCTGAAGAAGATATGCCGTTCCTGCCAGATGGCACACCGGTTCAAGTTGTGTTGAACCCTCTAGGGGTTCCATCACGGATGAACATCGGTCAGGTGCTCGAGGTTCACTTGGGTATGGCCGCGCTCCAGCTCGGCATTCACGTGGCTTCACCGGTATTTGACGGCGCAAGCGAGTATGACGTGTTTGATACGATGGAAGAAGCAGGCATGCAGCGCAATGGTAAGACCGTATTGTACGACGGACGGACGGGTGAACGTTTTGAACGTGAAGTTACCGTCGGCGTCATGCATATGATCAAACTCGCGCACATGGTTGATGATAAAATTCACGCCCGTTCTACGGGACCATACTCACTCGTTACGCAGCAGCCGCTGGGTGGTAAAGCTCAGTTCGGTGGACAGCGCTTCGGTGAGATGGAAGTATGGGCACTTGAAGCTTACGGTGCTGCCTATACGCTGCAAGAAATTCTTACCGTCAAGTCGGATGACGTGGTCGGCCGGGTGAAAACCTACGAATCCATCGTCAAGGGCGAGAACGTTCCGGAACCGGGTGTTCCTGAATCGTTCAAGGTATTGATTAAAGAGCTTCAGTCTCTCGGTATGGATGTCAAAATCCTGAGCGAGAATGAAGAGGAAATCGAGATGAAAGAACTCGATGACGAAGACGATGCTCAAGGTGATAAACTGAGCCTTAACTTGGAAGGCACTGAAGTCGGAGTGGAATAA
- a CDS encoding class I SAM-dependent methyltransferase, giving the protein MPNQHYYSNQPEIAHDRKELKTELRGQTFNFISDAGVFSKSGVDYGSKVLIEAMDFNQHVEVLDVGCGYGPIGLSAARMAAQGHVTMIDINSRAVELAKENAKRNGISNVTILESDLFAAVQDQQFDVVLTNPPIRAGKETVHAIFEESWKHLRENGQLWVVIQKKQGAPSAKAKLESLFHQVEEVTKDKGYRIFRATKSS; this is encoded by the coding sequence ATGCCGAATCAACATTATTACTCGAATCAGCCGGAAATTGCTCATGACCGTAAGGAGTTAAAGACGGAGCTTCGGGGGCAGACTTTCAACTTTATCAGTGACGCGGGCGTATTCTCTAAGAGTGGCGTGGATTATGGCAGCAAGGTATTAATAGAGGCTATGGATTTTAACCAGCATGTTGAAGTGTTGGATGTAGGCTGTGGATATGGTCCGATCGGTCTGTCGGCGGCAAGAATGGCTGCGCAAGGACATGTGACGATGATCGACATCAACAGTCGCGCTGTCGAATTAGCCAAGGAGAATGCGAAACGTAATGGTATATCCAATGTGACCATCTTGGAGAGCGATTTGTTTGCCGCGGTTCAGGATCAGCAATTTGACGTGGTTCTAACCAATCCGCCGATCCGTGCCGGGAAAGAGACGGTACATGCTATATTCGAAGAATCGTGGAAGCATTTGCGTGAGAATGGGCAACTGTGGGTTGTGATTCAGAAGAAGCAAGGCGCACCTTCAGCGAAAGCGAAACTGGAGAGTTTATTTCATCAGGTTGAGGAAGTAACGAAGGATAAAGGATACCGGATATTCAGAGCGACTAAATCTTCTTAA
- the rplJ gene encoding 50S ribosomal protein L10 — protein MANAKVIQAKQEAVDVVAAKLRESVSTVVADYRGLNVAQVTELRKQLREAGVEFQVLKNTLLRRATAAAELSDLDEVLTGPTAVAFGTNDAVAPAKILNDFAKKNDALKLKGGVVEGRVIGESEIKALAELPSREGLLSMLLSVLQAPVRNFALAVKAVAEKEEQGA, from the coding sequence TTGGCAAACGCAAAAGTGATCCAAGCGAAACAAGAAGCGGTTGATGTCGTTGCTGCTAAACTGCGCGAAAGCGTATCGACAGTAGTTGCTGACTATCGCGGACTGAACGTTGCGCAAGTAACTGAACTTCGTAAACAGCTTCGTGAAGCTGGCGTCGAGTTCCAAGTACTGAAAAACACACTGCTTCGCCGTGCAACTGCGGCAGCAGAGCTGTCTGATCTGGACGAAGTCCTGACTGGTCCAACAGCTGTTGCATTTGGTACCAATGACGCTGTCGCTCCAGCAAAAATCCTTAATGATTTTGCTAAGAAAAACGACGCGTTGAAATTGAAAGGCGGCGTAGTAGAAGGCCGTGTAATCGGAGAGAGCGAAATCAAAGCTCTGGCAGAACTTCCGTCCCGCGAAGGTCTCCTCTCCATGCTCCTCAGCGTGCTTCAAGCTCCAGTGCGCAACTTCGCGCTTGCAGTTAAAGCTGTTGCTGAGAAGGAAGAACAAGGCGCATAA
- a CDS encoding NYN domain-containing protein gives MADWRDVLLVDGYNMIGGWPYLAKLANSSMHDARDLLLEKLADYQAYSGLRVVVIFDAYRVPGLGKSYTQGKVQVFFTKEKETADECIERLVGEFSHRRRKIYVATSDLIEQHVIFARGALRLSARELLNEVEQSEREVKQKITKEQTKSRNTLDGKLPPDVRQMFERWRRE, from the coding sequence ATGGCCGATTGGCGGGATGTGCTGCTGGTCGACGGTTATAATATGATCGGCGGCTGGCCATATCTTGCGAAGCTCGCCAATAGCAGCATGCATGATGCGCGAGACCTGCTGCTGGAGAAATTAGCGGATTACCAGGCGTATTCCGGCCTCAGAGTCGTGGTGATTTTTGACGCATACCGGGTCCCTGGGCTGGGGAAATCCTACACGCAAGGCAAGGTTCAGGTGTTTTTTACTAAGGAAAAAGAAACCGCAGATGAGTGCATTGAACGACTAGTCGGAGAGTTCAGCCACCGCCGGCGAAAAATTTATGTGGCGACCAGCGATTTAATTGAGCAGCATGTGATTTTTGCTCGGGGAGCACTCAGGTTGTCCGCCCGGGAATTGCTAAACGAAGTGGAACAGAGCGAGCGCGAAGTGAAGCAGAAAATAACGAAAGAGCAGACCAAGAGCCGGAATACACTTGACGGGAAGCTGCCGCCGGATGTGAGACAGATGTTCGAGCGCTGGCGAAGGGAATAG
- the rlmB gene encoding 23S rRNA (guanosine(2251)-2'-O)-methyltransferase RlmB: protein MLQEEEVVAGKHSVTEALKSGRTINKIWIAENAQKHLTLPIIAEAKKLGIVIQHVDKRKLDQMVPGVQHQGVVAQAAPYAYVEVEDLLKVAEEKGEPPFLLLLDEIEDPHNLGSILRTADCTGAHGVILPKRRSAQVTATVSKTSAGAVEYVPVARVTNLGQTIDQLKEMGVWVVGTVVDAVQELYDTEVFDGPVAIVIGNESKGMGRLIREKCDVLVKLPMAGKINSLNASVAAGVVMYEVLRRRRLQG, encoded by the coding sequence ATGTTGCAAGAAGAGGAAGTAGTAGCTGGTAAGCACTCCGTAACGGAAGCGCTCAAATCAGGACGTACGATCAATAAAATATGGATTGCCGAAAATGCGCAAAAACATCTGACCCTGCCGATCATCGCGGAAGCGAAGAAACTGGGCATTGTTATTCAGCATGTGGACAAACGCAAGCTGGATCAGATGGTTCCAGGGGTACAGCATCAAGGCGTGGTTGCCCAAGCGGCACCGTATGCCTATGTGGAAGTGGAAGATTTGCTGAAGGTTGCGGAGGAAAAGGGTGAACCACCTTTCTTGCTGCTGCTTGACGAGATCGAGGATCCGCACAATCTGGGCTCGATTCTCCGTACGGCAGACTGCACGGGTGCTCATGGCGTCATACTGCCTAAGCGCAGATCCGCACAAGTAACGGCAACGGTATCCAAAACATCTGCTGGCGCAGTAGAGTATGTACCCGTAGCCAGAGTGACCAATCTGGGCCAAACCATCGATCAGCTGAAAGAAATGGGCGTGTGGGTTGTCGGGACGGTCGTTGATGCTGTTCAGGAATTGTATGACACTGAAGTTTTTGACGGGCCGGTTGCTATCGTTATCGGTAATGAAAGTAAAGGAATGGGGCGTCTGATCCGTGAAAAATGCGATGTGCTTGTGAAACTGCCGATGGCCGGAAAAATCAACTCGCTTAACGCCTCTGTTGCCGCAGGTGTCGTTATGTACGAAGTGCTTCGCCGTCGCCGCCTTCAAGGTTAG
- the nusG gene encoding transcription termination/antitermination protein NusG: protein MEKRWYVVHTYSGYENKVKANLEKRVESMGMEDKIFRVLVPMEEEIVNKDGKKKTVMRKVYPGYVLVEMIQTDDSWYVVRNTPGVTGFVGSTGSGSKPTPLLPEEVEQILKHMGMEEPKPKIEFDIKESVRIKVGPFANFVGSVEEILAEKSKLKVHVNMFGRETPLELDYTQVEKI from the coding sequence ATGGAAAAAAGATGGTACGTAGTTCATACCTACTCTGGGTATGAGAATAAAGTCAAAGCCAATTTGGAAAAACGTGTCGAGTCCATGGGCATGGAGGACAAAATATTCCGCGTTCTTGTTCCGATGGAAGAAGAAATCGTAAACAAAGACGGCAAGAAAAAAACCGTCATGCGTAAAGTTTACCCGGGATATGTCTTGGTCGAAATGATTCAGACCGATGATTCTTGGTATGTTGTCCGCAATACACCAGGAGTGACCGGTTTTGTTGGTTCGACAGGGTCCGGTTCTAAACCGACGCCTTTGCTTCCAGAAGAAGTAGAACAGATTCTGAAGCATATGGGCATGGAAGAGCCGAAACCGAAGATCGAATTCGACATCAAGGAATCCGTTCGTATCAAGGTTGGTCCTTTTGCGAATTTTGTGGGCTCCGTGGAAGAGATTTTGGCTGAAAAGAGCAAGTTGAAAGTTCACGTCAACATGTTTGGACGGGAAACCCCGCTGGAGTTGGATTATACTCAAGTGGAGAAGATTTAA
- the rpmG gene encoding 50S ribosomal protein L33: MRVIITLACTSCKQRNYTTTKNKRNHPDRMEMKKFCKFCNEQTPHRETR; this comes from the coding sequence ATGCGGGTAATTATCACTTTGGCTTGTACAAGCTGCAAACAAAGAAACTACACAACCACCAAAAACAAGCGAAATCACCCCGACCGCATGGAGATGAAGAAATTTTGCAAGTTCTGTAACGAGCAAACTCCTCATCGCGAAACCAGATAG
- the sigH gene encoding RNA polymerase sporulation sigma factor SigH: MSVDLKEVMLSGYDVISDEDIVEAVREGDSGALEYLINKYRNFVRAKARSYFLIGADREDIVQEGMIGLYKAIRDFKGDKLSSFKAFAELCITRQIITAIKTATRQKHIPLNSYVSLDKPIYDEDSDRTLLDVICGTAVSDPEELIINQEEFVGLEDKMSEILSDLERKVLMLYLDGRSYQEIAVDLRRHVKSIDNALQRVKRKLERYLEVRDN, translated from the coding sequence TTGAGTGTGGACCTCAAGGAAGTCATGTTGTCAGGGTATGATGTGATAAGCGATGAAGACATTGTCGAGGCGGTCCGCGAGGGTGATAGCGGGGCGCTGGAGTATTTGATCAATAAATACCGGAATTTTGTACGTGCTAAAGCCCGCTCCTATTTTCTGATTGGTGCTGACCGGGAAGATATTGTCCAGGAAGGCATGATCGGGCTGTACAAGGCAATTCGTGATTTTAAAGGGGATAAGCTGTCTTCGTTCAAGGCCTTTGCCGAGCTCTGCATTACTAGACAGATCATTACGGCAATTAAGACCGCTACGAGACAGAAGCATATTCCGCTCAATTCGTATGTCTCATTGGACAAGCCGATTTATGATGAGGATTCGGACCGTACACTGTTGGATGTCATTTGTGGCACTGCGGTAAGCGATCCGGAGGAACTGATTATTAATCAAGAGGAATTTGTCGGCCTGGAAGACAAGATGTCAGAAATCTTAAGCGATCTGGAACGGAAAGTCCTGATGCTCTATTTGGACGGTCGATCCTATCAAGAGATTGCGGTAGATTTAAGGCGTCATGTAAAATCGATTGACAATGCACTCCAGCGGGTAAAGCGCAAGCTTGAACGTTATCTGGAAGTCAGGGATAATTAA
- the rplL gene encoding 50S ribosomal protein L7/L12 — protein MSKEQILEAIKGMSVLELNDLVKAIEEEFGVTAAAPVAVVGGAGAAAEAEQSEFDVILTSAGASKINVIKVVREITGLGLKEAKELVDNAPKPLKEKVAKEEAEAVKAKLEEAGASVEVK, from the coding sequence ATGAGCAAAGAGCAAATCTTGGAAGCAATTAAAGGTATGTCTGTTCTGGAACTGAACGATCTTGTAAAAGCAATCGAAGAAGAATTTGGTGTAACTGCTGCAGCTCCAGTAGCTGTTGTAGGTGGCGCTGGTGCAGCTGCTGAAGCAGAGCAATCCGAATTCGACGTAATCCTGACTAGCGCAGGCGCGTCCAAAATCAACGTAATCAAAGTGGTTCGCGAAATCACAGGTCTTGGCTTGAAAGAAGCAAAAGAACTGGTTGACAACGCTCCAAAACCATTGAAAGAAAAAGTAGCTAAAGAAGAAGCAGAAGCTGTTAAAGCTAAATTGGAAGAAGCAGGCGCATCCGTAGAAGTTAAGTAA
- the rplK gene encoding 50S ribosomal protein L11 yields the protein MAKKVIKIVKLQIPAGKANPAPPVGPALGQAGVNIMAFCKEFNARTADQAGLIIPVEISVFEDRSFTFITKTPPAAVLLRVAAKIEKGSGEPNKKKVATVKRDAVRQIAETKMPDLNAASVEAAMKMVEGTARSMGITIED from the coding sequence ATGGCTAAGAAAGTTATCAAGATTGTGAAACTGCAGATTCCTGCAGGTAAAGCGAATCCGGCTCCTCCAGTAGGTCCTGCATTGGGTCAAGCGGGTGTCAACATCATGGCATTCTGTAAAGAATTCAACGCACGTACTGCTGATCAAGCTGGTCTGATCATTCCGGTTGAAATTTCGGTGTTTGAAGATCGTTCCTTTACATTCATCACTAAAACTCCACCGGCTGCTGTTCTGCTTCGCGTGGCTGCTAAGATCGAAAAAGGATCCGGCGAGCCTAACAAGAAGAAAGTGGCTACTGTTAAGCGTGACGCTGTTCGTCAAATCGCTGAAACAAAAATGCCTGACCTGAACGCTGCATCTGTTGAAGCTGCAATGAAGATGGTAGAAGGTACTGCCCGTAGTATGGGTATCACAATCGAAGACTAA
- the secE gene encoding preprotein translocase subunit SecE: MKRGFKSLFSFFSESWAELKKVRWPNRKELTNYTLIVLGTIVFVTIYFWVVDIGISAVIEAII, from the coding sequence GTGAAACGTGGTTTCAAGTCTCTGTTTTCCTTTTTCTCTGAAAGCTGGGCGGAACTTAAAAAAGTTCGCTGGCCCAATCGTAAAGAACTGACGAACTATACTTTAATTGTTCTCGGCACCATAGTGTTTGTCACGATTTATTTTTGGGTTGTAGACATCGGCATTTCCGCTGTGATCGAAGCGATAATTTAG
- the rplA gene encoding 50S ribosomal protein L1, with amino-acid sequence MAKHGKKYVEAAKLIDSEATYEPLEAVELVKKAATAKFDETVEAAVRLGVDPRKQDQAVRGVVVLPHGTGKTQRVLVFAKGEKAKEAEAAGADFVGDQDMINKIQQGWFEFDVCVATPDMMSEVGKLGRLLGGKGLMPNPKAGTVTFDVAKAVQEIKAGKIEYRLDKAGQIHAPIGKVSFDAAQLNENLKALIDALNRAKPAAAKGVYLKGIAVSSTMGPSARVNTTVYR; translated from the coding sequence ATGGCTAAACACGGTAAGAAATACGTTGAAGCTGCGAAGCTGATTGACAGCGAAGCAACTTATGAGCCTTTGGAAGCTGTAGAGCTTGTGAAGAAGGCTGCAACTGCCAAATTCGACGAAACTGTTGAAGCGGCTGTACGTTTGGGTGTAGACCCACGTAAACAAGACCAGGCTGTTCGTGGTGTTGTTGTCTTGCCTCACGGCACAGGTAAAACACAACGCGTTCTGGTATTTGCAAAAGGTGAAAAAGCGAAAGAGGCAGAAGCGGCTGGCGCTGATTTTGTTGGCGATCAAGACATGATCAACAAAATTCAACAAGGCTGGTTCGAGTTTGATGTCTGCGTAGCTACACCTGATATGATGAGTGAAGTCGGTAAACTTGGCCGTCTGCTCGGTGGTAAAGGCCTGATGCCTAACCCTAAAGCTGGTACGGTTACATTCGATGTTGCTAAGGCTGTTCAAGAAATCAAAGCCGGTAAAATCGAGTACCGTCTGGACAAAGCAGGTCAAATTCACGCGCCAATCGGTAAAGTGTCTTTCGATGCAGCTCAATTGAATGAGAACCTCAAAGCTCTCATCGATGCATTGAATCGTGCGAAACCAGCTGCTGCTAAAGGTGTTTACCTGAAAGGTATCGCTGTTTCCTCGACTATGGGACCAAGCGCTCGCGTGAACACAACCGTTTACAGATAA